GGCATCGACGACCCCTACGAGACGCCGGTTAACGCGGCGCTGGTCCTGGAGACCCAGTCGCAGACCCCGCAGCAGTCGGCCGACGCGGTGTACGCCGTACTGGCGGAGCGGGGGCTCGTGTGAGCGGCTTCAGCCTGTCCCATCTGGACGCCCTCGAATCGGAGGCCGTGCACATCTTCCGTGAGGTGGCGGGCGAGTTCGAGCGGCCGGTGATCCTCTTCTCCGGCGGCAAGGACTCCATCGTCATGCTGCATCTGGCGCTGAAGGCGTTCGCCCCGGCGGCGGTCCCCTTCACGCTGCTGCACGTGGACACCGGGCACAACTTCCCCGAGGTCCTTGAGTACCGCGACCGGACCGTGGGCCGGCACGGTCTGCGCCTCCATGTGGCCTCCGTACAGGACTACATCGACCGCGGTGTGCTGCGCGAACGTCCCGACGGGACCCGTAACCCGCTCCAGACCCTGCCGCTGACGGAGAAGATCCAGGCGGAGAAGTTCGACGCGGTCTTCGGCGGTGGCCGCCGGGACGAGGAGAAGGCCCGGGCCAAGGAACGCGTCTTCTCGCTGCGCGACGAGTTCTCGCAGTGGGACCCGCGACGGCAGCGCCCCGAGCTGTGGAACCTCTACAACGGACGGCACGCTCCCGGCGAACACGTCCGCGTGTTCCCGCTGTCCAACTGGACCGAGCTGGACGTCTGGCAGTACATCGCCCGGGAGCAGATCGAACTCCCTGAGATCTACTACGCCCACCAGCGTGAGGTCTTCCGGCGCGGCGGGATGTGGCTGACCGCCGGTGAGTGGGGCGGACCCAAGGCCGACGAGACCGTCGAGAAGCGGCAGGTCCGCTATCGCACGGTCGGCGACATGTCCTGCACCGGCGCGGTGGACTCCGACGCCGACACCATCGAGAAGGTGATCGCCGAGATCGCCGCGTCCCGGCTCACCGAGCGCGGCGCGACCCGCGCCGACGACAAGATGTCCGAGGCCGCGATGGAAGACCGCAAGCGCGAAGGGTATTTCTAGACATGACCGTCAACACGACCGTTGACACGCTTCGGTTCGCCACCGCCGGTTCCGTCGACGACGGCAAGTCCACCCTCGTCGGCCGACTGCTGCACGACTCCAAGTCGGTCCTCACCGACCAGCTGGAGGCCGTGGAACGCGCCTCCGCGTCACGCGGCCAGGAAGGCCCCGACCTCGCACTCCTCACGGACGGCCTGCGCGCCGAGCGCGAGCAGGGCATCACCATCGACGTGGCCTACCGCTACTTCGCCACCGCCAAGCGCCGGTTCATCCTCGCCGACACCCCCGGCCATGTGCAGTACACCCGCAACATGGTCACCGGCGCCTCCACCGCCGAACTGACGATCATCCTGGTCGACGCCCGCAACGGCGTGGTCGAGCAGACCCTCCGCCACGCGGCCATCGCCGCACTGCTGCGCGTCCCGCACGTGGTCCTCGCCGTCAACAAGATGGACCTGGTCGGATACGAGGAGAAGGACTTCCAGCGGATCGTCGAGGACTTCGCCGGTCACGCCGCCGAGTTGGGGCTGCCCTCCTTCACACCGGTCCCGGTCTCCGCGCTCGTCGGTGACAACGTGGTGGACCGTTCGACACACATGGACTGGTACGAGGGTCCGGCGCTCCTGGAGTTCCTGGAGAACGTGTCCGTCGGCGTCGAGGCCACGGACGCGCCCGCCCGCTTCCCCGTCCAGTACGTCATCTGGGACGGCGAAGTCCGCCACTACGCGGGCCAGTTGGCGTCGGGCGCGCTGCGCGTCGGCGACCGGGTCACCGTCCACCCGTCCGGCGAGACCTCCGAGATCGCCGGCATCGATGTGCTCGGCGTCCCGGCGGAGGTGGCGTACGCGCCGCAGTCCGTCGGGGTGCGCCTCGCCGACCAGCGGGACGTGTCGCGCGGCGACATGATCACGGTCGGGGTCGATGTGCCGACGCTCACCCGGGACGTCCGGGCGGCCGTCTGCCATCTGGCCGACCGTCCGCTGCGGGTCGGCGACCGCGTCCTGGTCCGGCACACCACGCGGACCGTCAAGGCGATCGTCCAGGACCTGGGCGAGGCAGCCGAGTTGAACGCGAACGACCTGGGCCGCGTGGTGCTGCGCACCGCCGAGCCGCTGGCCCTGGACGACTACGCGGTCTCCCGGCGCACCGGCGCGTTCATCCTGGTCGACCCGGCGGACGGGGCGACACTGACGGCCGGAATGGTCGAGCTTTCCTGATCCCCCTTCACGGGAACGCCCTTAAGTCCCCAGCGTCAGCCGGGGCTTGGGGGCGTCCGTGCGTCCGGTCTGCGGGCGCCGGCTGCCCGCCCGGTACGGGGCCGGCCAGACGACGCCAGGTCCGTCGTATCCCTGCTCGGCGGCGGCGTGCAGGGTCCAGTGCGGGTCGTAGAGGTGAGGGCGGGCCAGGGCGCACAGGTCGGTGCGCCCGGCCAGGATCAGGGAGTTGACGTCGTCCCAGGAGGAGATCGCGCCGACCGCGATCACCGGGATGCCGGTCTCGTGGCGGATGCGGTCCGCGAAGGGCGTCTGGTACGACCGCCCGAACTCCGGCCGCTCCTCGGCCACGACCTGGCCGGTCGACACGTCGATCGCGTCGGCGCCGTGCGCGGCGAAGGCGCGGGCGATCTCGACGGCGTCCTCGGCCGAGGTGCCGCCGTCGGCCCAGTCGGTGGCGGAGATCCGGACGGTCATGGGCCGTTCCTCCGGCCAGACGCCCCTGATGGCGTCGAAGACCTCCAGGGGGAAGCGGAGGCGCTCGGCGAGCGTGCCGCCGTAGGCGTCGGTGCGCCGGTTGGTGAGCGGGGAGAGGAAGCCCGAGAGCAAGTATCCGTGCGCGCAGTGGAGTTCGAGGAGGTCGAAGCCGGCGCGGGCGGCCCGCCAGGCGGCGGCCGTGAACTGCTCACGGATGTCGGTGAGTTGGGCGCGACTGAGCTGGCGCGGGGTCTGGTTGCCGGGCTTGTACGGGAGCGGGGACGCGGCCACGAGGGGCCAGTTGCCGTCGGGCAGCGGCTCGTCCATGCCCTCCCACATCAGCTGGGTCGAGCCCTTGCGGCCGGCGTGGCCCAGCTGCACGCCGATCGCGGTGCCGGGCGCCTGGGAGTGCACGAAGTCGGTGATCCGCTTCCACGCCTCGGCCTGCTTGCCGTTGTAGAGGCCGGTGCAGCCGGGGGTGATCCGTCCCTCCTCGCTCACGCACACCATCTCGGTCATCACCAGCGCCGCCCCGCCGAGCGCCCGCGCGCCCAGGTGGACGAGGTGGAAGTCGCCGGGGAGACCGTCGGTGGCGGAGTACATGTCCATGGGCGACACCACGACCCGGTTGCGCAGGGTCAGTCCGCGCAGCCGGAAGGGGGTGAACATCGGGGGCGTACCGGGCGGGCAGCCGAACTCGCGCTCCACCGCGCCGGTGAAGTGGGCGTCCCGCAGGCGCAGGTTGTCGTGGGTGACGCGGCGGCTGCGGGTGAGGAGGTTGAACGCGAACTGGTGGGGCGGCTGGTCGAGATAGCGGCCGAGGTTCTCGAACCACTCCAGGCTGGCGCGGGCCGCACGCTGGGTGGAGGCCACGACGGGTTTGCGTTCGTCCTCGTATGCCTGGAGTGCCGTGGGCAGGTCCGGTTGCTCCTCCAGACAGGCGGCGAGGGCGAGGGCGTCCTCGACGGCGAGCTTGGTGCCGGAGCCGATGGAGAAGTGGGCGGTGTGGGCGGCGTCGCCGAGCAGCACGGTGGTGCCGTGGGACCAGTGCTCGTTGACGACCGTGCGGAAGGTGGTCCAGGCCGAGTTGTTGGAGCGCAGGGGCCGGCCGCCGAGTGCGTCCGTGAAGATCTTGGCGCAGCGGTCGAGGGACTCCTGGGGGTCGAGCTCCGCGAAGCCGGCCGCCTGCCACACCTCTTCGCGCATCTCGACGATCACGGTGGAGGCGTCGGACGCGTAGGGGTAGCCGTGCAGTTGCATCACGCCGTGTTCGGTCTCGGCGATCTCGAAGCGGAAGGCGTCGAAGGCGAAGTCGGCGGCGAGCCAGATGTAGCGGCAGCGGTGGGTGGTGAGGTGAGGGCGGAAGGCTTGCCGGTACGTCTCGCGGGTGGTGCTGTTGACTCCGTCGGCGGCGATGACGAGGTCGTGTGTGTCGGCGAGGTCGGGTGGGGCCTCGGTGCGGAAGCGGAGGTCGACGCCCAGGTCGCGGCAGCGGGCGTGGAGGATCTCCAGGAGGCGTTTGCGGCCCAGGGCTGCGAACCCGTGTCCTCCGGAGGTGTGGCGGGTTCCTCGGTGGACGATGTCGATGTCGTCCCAGCGGATGAAGTCCTGTTGGAGGGCCTCGTAGACCACGGGGTCGGCGTGTTCTATGCCGCCGAGGGTTTCGTCGGAGAGGACCACTCCGAAGCCGAAGGTGTCGTCGGGGGCGTTGCGTTCCCAGACGGTGACTTCGCGGGCCGGGTCGAGGCGTTTGAGCAGGGCGGCGGAGTAAAGGCCACCGGGGCCGCCGCCGATGATCGCGATTCGTGGGGGGTGGCTGAGCGAGGAGGGCGACCGCAGACCGTCTGTGGCTGGTCGCGCAGTTCCCCGCGCCCCTGAGGGGGTCACCGTTACCGTCCCTGCCATTTTGGAGGGCGCTTTTCCTTGAAGGCCTTGTGGAACTCCGCGTAGTCCTCGCCGTTCATCAGCAGCGCCTGGGTTGACGCGTCCAGTTCCACCGACGCCGCCAGGGGCATGTCCAGCTCCGCTGTGAGCAGGGCCTTTGTCTGGGCGTAGGCCAGGGCGGGGCCGTCTGCCAGGCGGCGGGCCAGGGACTGGGCTGCCTCGTCCACCGCGCCCTCGTCCGTGAGCTCGCTGATCAGGCCGATGCGTTCCGCTTCCGGGGCCCTCACCGGCTCGCCCAGCATCAGCAGGCGGGTCGCGTGGCCGAGGCCGACCACCCGCGGGAGCAGGTACGCCGCGCCCATGTCGCCGCCGGACAGGCCCACCCGCGTGAACAGGAAGGCGAACCGGGCCGTGGGGTCGGCCACCCGGAAGTCCGCGGCGAGGGCGAGGACCGCCCCCGCCCCGGCCGCCACGCCGTGCACCGCTGCGATCACCGGGAACGGGCACTCCCGTACGGCCCGCACGACCTGCCCCGTCATCCGGTTGAAGTCGAGCAGCTCGGCCGTGTCCATCGACAGGGTCGCGCCGATGATCTCGTCGACGTCACCGCCGGAGCAGAAGCCGCGCCCCTCACCGGCCAGGACGAGGGCCCGTACCGAGCGCTCCCGGGAGAGCTCGGCGAGGAGGTCGCGCAGGTCGGCGTAGGCGCCGAAGGTGAGCGCGTTGAGTTTGTCGGGGCGGGCGAGTGTGACGGTGGCGACGCCCGCGGTGAGGTCCACCCGTAGATGCTCCCAATGAGCGGTTCGGGCGGCGGAGCCGGTGAAGGGACTCATGCGTGCGGCCTCCCCAGGTGAGGTGCGCTCTGTCCTTCGAAGTTATCACTCATCTTTGACTGTCGTCACGAGTGCGCAATAGAGCGATCCGCTCTGACCTGAACACGTCCCGTCCGTCACGAGTCGTCGACAGCGCCGTAACGGCGGGAGCAGCCGTGCGAGGCGGGGCGTTGTCGGGGGTAAGCCGCCCGGTAGCGGGGTCGAAGGTCCCGCACGGTGCCCGTCGGACGCCTCTGCCGGGCGGCGCCGTACCATTCATAAGGTTGAAAGCAGGACAGCCTGCTCATGAACGGAACCGCCTTGCAAGAACGCCCCTCAGCCTCCGCCTCCTGGCGCATCGCGCTGCCGCACTCCGCCGCTGCGGTGCCCGTGGCGCGTGCCCTGGTGCGGACGGCGCTCGCCGATCTGGAGCACGGGGCCGACTGTGACACCGCTGAACTGCTGACGGCCGAGCTGGTCGCGAACGCCGTCGAGCACACCGCCGGGGACTCCCCGATAGAGCTGGTCGTGGAGCTGCTGCCGAGCGGCTGCCAGGTGGAGGTGCACGACCCGGACCCGGCGCCGCCGGGTGATCTCACCCGCCCGCGCGGCGGGGAGCCCGACCCCTGGCAGGAGCACGGGCGTGGCCTGCTGCTGATCCGCGCCCTCAGCTCATCCTGCGGGCACCGCCCCACCGAGTCCGGCAAGGCAGTGTGGTTCAGGCTGCCGGTGGTCCCGCCGCAGTGGCGTCCGGCGTGACGCGCGCGGCCTGACCGCAGGCACAGGGCCCGTTCAGGCCAGCGTCGCCACGGGGAGCCCGACCCCTGGCAGGAGCACGGGCGTGGCCTGCTGCTGATCCGCGCCCTCAGCTCGTCCTGCGGGCACCGCCCCACCGAGTCCGGCAAGGCGGTGTGGTTCAGGCTGCCGGTGGTCCCGCCGCAGTGGCGTCCGGCGTGACGCGCGCGGCCTGACCGCAGGCACAG
This DNA window, taken from Streptomyces sp. NBC_00663, encodes the following:
- a CDS encoding bifunctional salicylyl-CoA 5-hydroxylase/oxidoreductase produces the protein MAGTVTVTPSGARGTARPATDGLRSPSSLSHPPRIAIIGGGPGGLYSAALLKRLDPAREVTVWERNAPDDTFGFGVVLSDETLGGIEHADPVVYEALQQDFIRWDDIDIVHRGTRHTSGGHGFAALGRKRLLEILHARCRDLGVDLRFRTEAPPDLADTHDLVIAADGVNSTTRETYRQAFRPHLTTHRCRYIWLAADFAFDAFRFEIAETEHGVMQLHGYPYASDASTVIVEMREEVWQAAGFAELDPQESLDRCAKIFTDALGGRPLRSNNSAWTTFRTVVNEHWSHGTTVLLGDAAHTAHFSIGSGTKLAVEDALALAACLEEQPDLPTALQAYEDERKPVVASTQRAARASLEWFENLGRYLDQPPHQFAFNLLTRSRRVTHDNLRLRDAHFTGAVEREFGCPPGTPPMFTPFRLRGLTLRNRVVVSPMDMYSATDGLPGDFHLVHLGARALGGAALVMTEMVCVSEEGRITPGCTGLYNGKQAEAWKRITDFVHSQAPGTAIGVQLGHAGRKGSTQLMWEGMDEPLPDGNWPLVAASPLPYKPGNQTPRQLSRAQLTDIREQFTAAAWRAARAGFDLLELHCAHGYLLSGFLSPLTNRRTDAYGGTLAERLRFPLEVFDAIRGVWPEERPMTVRISATDWADGGTSAEDAVEIARAFAAHGADAIDVSTGQVVAEERPEFGRSYQTPFADRIRHETGIPVIAVGAISSWDDVNSLILAGRTDLCALARPHLYDPHWTLHAAAEQGYDGPGVVWPAPYRAGSRRPQTGRTDAPKPRLTLGT
- a CDS encoding enoyl-CoA hydratase family protein, with product MSPFTGSAARTAHWEHLRVDLTAGVATVTLARPDKLNALTFGAYADLRDLLAELSRERSVRALVLAGEGRGFCSGGDVDEIIGATLSMDTAELLDFNRMTGQVVRAVRECPFPVIAAVHGVAAGAGAVLALAADFRVADPTARFAFLFTRVGLSGGDMGAAYLLPRVVGLGHATRLLMLGEPVRAPEAERIGLISELTDEGAVDEAAQSLARRLADGPALAYAQTKALLTAELDMPLAASVELDASTQALLMNGEDYAEFHKAFKEKRPPKWQGR
- a CDS encoding sulfate adenylyltransferase subunit 1, encoding MTVNTTVDTLRFATAGSVDDGKSTLVGRLLHDSKSVLTDQLEAVERASASRGQEGPDLALLTDGLRAEREQGITIDVAYRYFATAKRRFILADTPGHVQYTRNMVTGASTAELTIILVDARNGVVEQTLRHAAIAALLRVPHVVLAVNKMDLVGYEEKDFQRIVEDFAGHAAELGLPSFTPVPVSALVGDNVVDRSTHMDWYEGPALLEFLENVSVGVEATDAPARFPVQYVIWDGEVRHYAGQLASGALRVGDRVTVHPSGETSEIAGIDVLGVPAEVAYAPQSVGVRLADQRDVSRGDMITVGVDVPTLTRDVRAAVCHLADRPLRVGDRVLVRHTTRTVKAIVQDLGEAAELNANDLGRVVLRTAEPLALDDYAVSRRTGAFILVDPADGATLTAGMVELS
- a CDS encoding ATP-binding protein; this translates as MNGTALQERPSASASWRIALPHSAAAVPVARALVRTALADLEHGADCDTAELLTAELVANAVEHTAGDSPIELVVELLPSGCQVEVHDPDPAPPGDLTRPRGGEPDPWQEHGRGLLLIRALSSSCGHRPTESGKAVWFRLPVVPPQWRPA
- the cysD gene encoding sulfate adenylyltransferase subunit CysD; translation: MSGFSLSHLDALESEAVHIFREVAGEFERPVILFSGGKDSIVMLHLALKAFAPAAVPFTLLHVDTGHNFPEVLEYRDRTVGRHGLRLHVASVQDYIDRGVLRERPDGTRNPLQTLPLTEKIQAEKFDAVFGGGRRDEEKARAKERVFSLRDEFSQWDPRRQRPELWNLYNGRHAPGEHVRVFPLSNWTELDVWQYIAREQIELPEIYYAHQREVFRRGGMWLTAGEWGGPKADETVEKRQVRYRTVGDMSCTGAVDSDADTIEKVIAEIAASRLTERGATRADDKMSEAAMEDRKREGYF